ctgcactttttttttttctccccacatCTGTTTCTCATGCTGGCGGCAGGATGTaacctttaaaacaacaatgccTGGTTGAGAGACACACCACATAGGAAAGTAATAACTCCAACACGAAACTAAAAATCTGCACATTCAGCTCCTTCTGGGGAACATAATCAGATTTTCATTAACACCCTTCTTTAACTCGTCTGACGTAATGGGAGTTTACAAGAAAGTGGGAGTAGCATCACCCAGTCACTCCCACTGTCACGTGTGAGAGGAACTGAGGAGAAAGTGAAAAGGGGTTTGGACTACAAACAGTAGATGTGGacagtttgtggaaaaaaataggtATAAATGAAGAAGCTGGTGGGAAGAGCTCCGCCCCCTCGCTTTGTGAGGAAGTAATCACAGTTGGACTGGGATGATGTGGGCAACGActgtcctcctgctgctcctgcctCAGCTGGTTTCCTCCACAGTATGTATATGCATGTTGAAAgttgttaatctttttttgcatttctgtatTGGGAAACATTTATTAGGATTTATGGAAGGCCGAGTAATGAAGAAAGCTGTCAGCGAGAGGCCCAAACAAGCTGCTTTATTCTGTTTGTCAttgtttgaagaaaacatttatatccTATAAGAAAATAGAAAGTTAGAGAGcccattttatattttattgagataAACACGGTTTTATATATGAAGGATGTTTTGTCAAAACTTTATCCCTTTAGAAAAACTCAATATTTTAATCTAGGATATTTAAATTAAGGTCTAAGGAAATTGTGCTTTTGACATTCTCAGACATTATAATGTCTAATGCTATTTTTACcttataattaaacaaatttgtatCCCAGCTACTATTTATCCCAGTGAGCTCCAGATTCGTTTGCTTCTTAGTCATTTTATGCCCCCATGCTTTGCTATTTATTCTCAATCTTATTCACTTTTATGTCTGTAAACCAACCATTTTATTCCAGTAAACTTAACTAAAGCATAATAATGTATGTCTCATCAGTAAATAGCTTTTTTGAattttatagattaaaaaagacaaaaaactcaaatctctTGTTGCATTTCAGTAGGATTTAATGTTACAGAGCATTACCAATGACTGACCCTATCAGTCACTTTCATAAGACTACTGATTAGTATTTGAAGCTACTCCAAACCACTTCTTAAATATCCCAAAGATACAAATTTACACCTGGTTGTACCCTGAAAATGATCTTTCTGGGTACAACATAGGTAAAACTGCCGATGTAGCAAAAAGCAAAGAGGTGAAATGACAAAGATGtcttttatttgcttattatACTTTGACAGTGTAATATTGCTAGCAACTCTGTAAATTAGAGGCTCAAACTttgaaaaagcagaataaatattATCCAGCAGATGCCTGGTTTCCAGTATAATGAGgagtttttcaaaaaagttataaaataaatagaaatatcttGTAACATTTAACCTAACATAAAAATGAGGGTAAAACGTTCCAGTGCTTTTCTGACCGCAGGCAGTCTGTGTGCTATCTGATCAAACTGCATTCTTCTGTTTACCTGTAGACTGAAGGTACAGCTGGCCAtttaaaccaatcagagcctgtaAGTGAGGAACTCTCTGACTCGCCTGTCAAAGACCAAAGAGCTTTCAGGCAGACCAAAGGTCACGATGCGTGCTCCATCCCATGTGACATCACCGTCAAACTCCTCCGGGATGAAAAACACTCAATTTGTGGTGAAGTTTCTATTTTGTCCTTGTAGTACTGATAGCTCTCTCATCAATATTGGCTGCTCACTAAGCATGtctgtttgcatgtgtgcaGGCCAGCTGCAGCAGTCCCTGCTGGCATTTGGACGTAGCACCCGAAAGCTAATCAGGGATGTGAtcgaggagcagcagagaggccTAGATGTCCTGAGCGGACAGGTAAAACCTGGTCAGAATTTTCTGGTTTGACGCAGAGACTTTAAAGGAATTAGCTGGCCAGTAGTGAGCGCTGCTGTGTCACATTTCCAGGTTTCGGAACTGATGAGCAAAGTGCAGATGCTCAGCTCCGAGGTCCAGAGAAGCAACGCTGAGATGTACTCGATAAAACCTGTTCAGTCCCACGGTAACACACAGGCTCCCTTATACAACATGCAGACCGAAGGGTTATTTTCTATCTTcgataaaatccaaataaattcgTTTAAATTTGTGGATATaatgggacaaaatgtgaaaaagtgtaagGCATCATATCTAAATCAGGTAAAGAAGGAATTAAAAGTCATAtgtaaataagaaatgttaATGTGCAAAGTGAGATTTTCATCAAAGAACCCCTTTAGTTGTTAACAACAATGgctcaaatattttcttgaatttGATCGCTTATGATTTTGATCAGGACGAGACTGCAGCGACATCAAGGAGAGCCTGATGTCAGTCGTCCCAAAGATCCCCAGTGGTATTTACATAATCCATCCAGAAGAAACAGACTCTTCTTTTGAGGTACAAAATTAACTTAGGCATTCCCCGTTTGGCTAATTTCCATCATTAAAACCTAAACAAATGTTGTTAAGGTGTTCTGTGAGATGGACTACATGGAAGGCGGCTGGACAGTGATGCAGAGGAGGACTGATGGATTGAATGACTTCAAACGATCCTGGGCTGATTACCTTGATGGATTTGGAAACCTTGCAGGTTGCGCATACATGCATTCATTATCATTAAAGAATCAGGTTTACCTTAAAGCCTTTTCATTCAACTCTTTCTCCTATTTATCAAGCCGCGAGAAGCCTAAAGCTGCAGCGGAGTTTGATCCTCATCAAATTTCTCCTTCTTTGGTTCTATAGGAGAACACTGGTTGGGTCTGAAGAAGGTTTTTCACATCGTCAACCAGAAAGATGCTCGCTTCCAACTTCACATCGCTTTAGTGTCCAACAACGATGTCACGTCTTATGCTTCCTATGATGACTTCCGCCTTGACAATGAAACCCAGTTCTTCAGAATCCACCTGGGCAGATATGCAGGCAGTGCTGGTATGACAAAACAAGGAAGACATCtacatttcttttcaaaccGTTTGATATGTGGCATTATTTTTGCTCAGGTGATGCTTTCCGTGGCTATGAGCAGGAGCAGAACCAGGACACAGCTCCATTTAGCGCCTCGGATGTGGACAACGACGGCTGCAACCCGTCATGCAGCTTTGCCAACAGGACGGTGGAGAGTTGCAGCATCCTGCACAACCACACAGGGTGGTGGTTCAACCAGTGCGGACTGGCGAACCTCAACGGCTCCCCCGAAGATGGGGAACAGAACCAAGGGAAGAGGACACGCATCCTTTGGGACACCTGGAGGCAGAGTGGAGTCCCTTACGCCATCAAATCCGTTACAATGAAGATCAGAAGGCTTGCAACCAACAACTGACACCTAAAGAAGAAGGATGAAGCATTGATGGGCCTCCGACAATTTTACTAACACAGCAAATATTCGGTAGtgcaaaatattacaacttATACTTGAACTTAGATAATACTTTCAAAGACCCTTTCTAAAACTTAGCAGATACTTTCAGGAACTTAACAAGCACTTTCTGAAACTTTCATGAATCTTGGCAGATACttttaagagcttttttttaatcacgCTTTCTTGAAACTCCTGAGATACTTTCTGGAACTTTTCTGAAATCTACCAAgtacttttcaaacattttttggtgctttttctttatttccattcaAATTCCATGGACGTAGCTGATGAGTTTTGGAAAAGTCTCTTTGAAGTTCTGCAAAAGTTATGGAAGATTACCTCAAAGTTCAGcaaaattattgttatttagtGCTAAAGAATGTGTACTATAATTATGATATTAAACTATTACTACagctaattttgttttgtctgaagaGGACAAATTTATGCCACAAATGCCATTTGACCACTGTTACAAGTAGAAATCCCTGATGTGCACATAAATTCTGTGATTTTTGTTAAACTGTGCTAGTTCTTTTTAATTGCCATAAATGTTTCTATGTAACCTGTctttatttgttatatttgaaTGTAAATGTTAGTTAAGGAAAACTGCAATAACATACATGAATCCCGTCACCATTTACTTATTCATCtagaggaaatgaaaacagtcaAGCCAAAGCTTTTTATAGttggtttttattaatatgattttaagattttacatATTACAAGTGGACAATAAAGTCATTCTGCATGTATATGTCGTAGATTAAGTTTTGTTGAAAGTTTGATGGTAAGGAAGtcataaataatttctaaaaattcACTGTCTATACCTGACATGAAGGGTGAACCTTCCACTATTTTAGAACCTAATTAAAAGTCTAAACacttaaataatattaaattaaatatatttgatcaaatcagaGCAAAAATATACGGAATTAGCTGTGTCAAAATTACCCAACCAGAACAGCAAAGTGATACTATCAGTTCTTACTAACTTTAGTgcagttattataaaataaaagtaacactGTCGTTATTTACAACTCAGAGTAAATGTCTTAAACTGTGTTTAACATAAAAGTTGTTTAGTGTACTTACTGCGGTTGTAATTTGAGAGAAGCAGCAACAGGTGAAAcagattttgataaaaaaaaagaaccaattCAGTCCAGCAGGTGGTGCTAATGACCccaatctaaacattttaactgtccatccatccatccatccatccatccatccatccatccatccatccatccatccatccatccattttctttactcccttgtcccttagtggggtcgggagggttcattttaactgcacaaacaaaaaaagcaacaaacaaacaatcaaGAATCAGAATTGAgttgttttaagaaatgttcaGTAATAGTGgttaaaatttgtgtttaaagctttttatgtttgtaCTGAGATCCTCAGCTGATAACATACAAAATGACCCACATGCATATAAACACGACTCTTTATCGCACAGTCTACACCAAGCAGGTTCTTATTgttattgaaacaaaaaaaaacagaaagaagacatatttattatttacagttaATCCATTTAAGTCCTAGTTTACAAAAACTTTTCCATTAAAGCGTCTGTTATGTAAGAGGTGTGACATCAGAGGGCTAAAGGAccataaagttttatttgaaatcttaCAGAGCTCAATGTTAGCACAACTTTTACCACCGCACATCCGGAAGGCTCAACATCTGGTTTTCCAATGTAAATAGAAAACACCTTTTTttagatatgaaaaaaaacctcCATAAATGATTGagatcctaaaaaaaaaattaatatcagACAGagataatctgagtaaatacaaagcACAGTTCAGGTACATATCCAAGCTGATCTGGTCTTGtctgaaaaaagaaaccttacacctttaataaaacatgaatgaacAGTGATTAACCACATCACTGGTAAGCTGTCGTCATTTAAGTATCTGTAGGATCAGAAAATCCCTTAAAAAGAGTCAACATAAAATAggacaaaatatttctgtagcTACACGTCATGCCCTGATATAAAGACATTTAAGAACAGATTGATATCCATCAGTCTGAAAAGGTTACAACCAGATTTCTGAAGCATTGAGTGCACCTTTCGACTAGCAGATGTTTTGATAAAATTCGAATGTATTCACTTCAGTTCCCATTTTAAGGAACACTGGATTTTGTGCAGATCTggatataaaacttttttaacacAGTCGGTAAGATTTGCCTTTTTCCCTTCGTAACTGAACAATGTTCCTGTATTAACAGAGGTTATATTAGCCTGGCGTTAATAGTTGTTTGGTGATCTGAAAACGTTGAACAtgacaaaaaaggaagaatagaaaaatgCGACAaggtttcagctgcttttttacAGCcttatttatcttttactgCTTGGTGTGTATACTCAACCTAAAAGAAGAGCTGTTGCGTGGAAGCACATGAGTTACTTTAGCTTTGAAACAAAGACCAGAGTGCTCGTTTGAGGAGTCTGCATTCTTCTCAGTACTATCCCACCTCtgtcttcctgtttggttctgcACGCAGGAACACGTAatttactttctgtttgtgtCCGTTTGCATGATAAAGGTTTATTAACGCAGCTGATAACACTGTAGGAACTCTGGCTCTTTGTGTGGTCTGGTATGTATGTGCATATATTGGCAGCATCCATCAATACACAGGCAGACACAGATAGAGAACGAAGCTCATCCAGGTGCTTTGCACTCTGTGTTCCCCCCAATCAGATTGTGTATGTTTGGGTTGACAGTGTTTACGTCCAGATCTCGGCTCTGTTCTGCTCTGTGGAGGAAGTCTCAACAAAAACTCTTACTGGTGACATTCGTCAGTGTTTAGACCTCTTCCTTGAAACCGCCTAACGCTCTCATAGCATGAAATGTCCAAAGTGACTAATCTTCAGCAATCAGCGCCTTAAAAGGCAGTTTTCTCTCTGACTATCAGACATCAGAGGCTCAGTTTAATCAGattcttttcagcttttaaggttttttttttaatgcgtcGCAACTTTTAATGAGAACGAGCTCCAGTCAAGAGACGAGGCAACGATTTTCTAAAATAGAGAAAATTTACTGAAAACGGCACGCGCAAATTTCATTTACATGTCTCAGGAATAtatgtttaagtgtgtgtgttttttttcccacacttgACAGAGATCAGTGGAAAGTAGGAGCGGACAGGAAGCAAAGCCTACTGGGAATTTAAACCCGAAGGAATCTCATCTGCAGTTCATCAGCCATCAGTCACtcctgcatgcatgcatgcactcgaacacgcacacaaaaatttatttattgtataaaaACTTAAGAGGAAGGAATATCCATcgttttttcttctgaaattgAACTTTATTAATCCGTCCACAGGTAAGGAAGAGTCAAAGGTCAAGCTAAGAGAGAGATAGAAAGCGAGAGAAAGGAGTCCAGGGATggctgaaatgaaagaaaacaagtcaATCAGAAATTGACCCTCCAGGATCCTTCCACATCTGTGAGGTTCAACGTGTcatg
The DNA window shown above is from Poecilia reticulata strain Guanapo linkage group LG14, Guppy_female_1.0+MT, whole genome shotgun sequence and carries:
- the angptl5 gene encoding angiopoietin-related protein 5; its protein translation is MMWATTVLLLLLPQLVSSTTEGTAGHLNQSEPVSEELSDSPVKDQRAFRQTKGHDACSIPCDITVKLLRDEKHSICGQLQQSLLAFGRSTRKLIRDVIEEQQRGLDVLSGQVSELMSKVQMLSSEVQRSNAEMYSIKPVQSHGRDCSDIKESLMSVVPKIPSGIYIIHPEETDSSFEVFCEMDYMEGGWTVMQRRTDGLNDFKRSWADYLDGFGNLAGEHWLGLKKVFHIVNQKDARFQLHIALVSNNDVTSYASYDDFRLDNETQFFRIHLGRYAGSAGDAFRGYEQEQNQDTAPFSASDVDNDGCNPSCSFANRTVESCSILHNHTGWWFNQCGLANLNGSPEDGEQNQGKRTRILWDTWRQSGVPYAIKSVTMKIRRLATNN